In Scatophagus argus isolate fScaArg1 chromosome 18, fScaArg1.pri, whole genome shotgun sequence, the DNA window AAAACTTCCACGCCACTGAGATCAACTGTGCTAACAAAGAATCTCACACaatctgcagtaaaaataaaggGAAGTGCCGCCTGCAGCAAGCAGCTTTGCTCAGCACTCAGCCCACCTCGTGCTTCTTAATCAAAACGGGCACTGTGGCAATTACCTAATTAGACATCAATTAATCCACACCCTTCAGGTCCGCAGCCAAGTCTGACCTGAGAAGTAATGACAAAAACGCCTTCGAAGAACGGAGAAATCAGATTAATGGAAGCCGAGCGGCAGAGGTTGTGCCGCATTTGAGAAATCTCCAGAAATATACTGCGGTTCATTTCATAATTAACAGGTAGGAATATAATTGATTGAGACATGAAAGCTTAATCACTCAATTCAATAAGCAGGATATCAGTTCAGTAGATTAATTCAATTCTGTAATTAAAGCCGAGGGAAAGGTGAAGCATTAGCGTTGACTGAAGGTTAAACGGCAGACTCACCTTTCTTTCTTCGCCGTCTCCGTCTACTGTGAGCATTTAGCTTCGCACTCGCAAGAACACACAATTTACACTCCGaacatttccctttttttttctttctctttttttttttattagacaTAGCAACTTCACAAACAGCAGTTAGCCTGAAAATTACATTCAAAATGTGCAGCTGACCATGCGCAAACACTCCAGATACACCTTCAAACAAAAGTAACAGTCAATCATgtggttgtttcttttttcacaaTATTGTCAAATTTACAAAATCAAAAGAATCTTTCACTAGTTCACCATCAAAGCATACATACCAGTCACTAGAACACATTTTAACAACTAGGTTGTGTCACTGTACATATGCTCTGAAAGGGTTTTAAAGGCTCTTCTTTGCATTCTAACACCCATGCGCTCCCATACATCAACTGTACCGTTTCCCTTCTCTGAATACTCTTTAACATTGGGTCAGGTGACGAGAAGGGTCAACAAGCCGACAGTCTCAGACagttcatgtaaaaaaaaaacactggtaACACTGCAGTTTCCAGAAAtccactttgttgttttccagtaaCGCCAGGCCGGGTGACGTTTCCTGCCACTGAAGAAACCAACACTGAAGTTCGCAGAGGAGCGCAGACGATGACCAACGCCGCCGCCCCCCCCGGCGGCTTAACGGTAACTTTAACAAAGCACAAAAGACTACACGACACACAGTTTGTACAAAGGGGACAAGACGAGGATGCTTCTGTTCAGGTTATTCACCTCCAgacgcgtgcacacacacacacacacacatccatcatTCACATCACAGGACACTCATGTGACAGAGTTAATGCTCAACACTGGTTGAACAGGGGAGGTGGGGCCGGCCAAGGTAAGGGGGTTATAGGAAACTGGGGACACGATCTGTAAGTCCAGTTCATCCAAGTGCCAAAAGACAGTTTTTAACAtaacactgattatttttttttccccacctgaTCCAAAAATCACACACGGCTGATACATCACAGATGAAAGTCCACGAAGGAGAAAACCTATCCAGTTCAGATTCAGCTCATTTCACCAGCAAGGTGATAAGGTCGCCGGTTCAGCTTATAATACCATGCGCCTCCGCCGCCATCCGCCGCCATCCGCCGCGGTCCGTTTGGCTTCTACCTGCTCCACGCTGAAGTTCAAATTACTGGCCACAGGGATCCAGTGTATGTGAAAACACCCGAATACTCAAATCCACCAAATCACACTACGTCCACGCGTCGTCACGGCAACACTGTCAAACTCTGTCCATTGTCCAGCCTGCTACTCGCAGCAAggacagcaacagaaaaagcaggTGATAATCTGTACaaccttttttaaattcatctcCAAAACTTCAGTAAGTGCAACACTTTCGTAAACTGTCCTGTCAATGAATGTAaattagatgtttttttcttttctctcccaaCTGCTTGGTCCACAGCAATGTTCAGCTCAGTCaaagaaaaggaggggggggaggggaggaaaagcAGCCCATGTTTGAAAAGCCCTGCATCCTCTTCTGAGCGGCTGCCTCTACCTGCCGAAGATGCTTTCGTACTCGAGCAGTATGAGCTCCACTATCTGGTTCTGGTAGACCATGTGGACCGCAATGTTTCCCGTCTCGGCCTCGGGTCGCAGCAGCGTGGGTCCGAACACGATGGCCACGCTCTGGGTGGTCATGCGGTTGGCCTCCCCATGTTCAATCACCCTGGGGTGGGGGACATGAGAAGAACACGAGAAGATGGAATGTGTCACAAATAGCTTTAGGTGAAAGTGTTTATTTGACAACCTTTGGTTTGTAGCGCAGGGTTTCATctggaaaaacaacactgcGGTGCATGCACACATCTCCAGGGCTCGAGATGGAGTGCCGAGGCAAGCCTCGCTACACACACTCTGTAACACTACTGAATGCTCCAGGCGAGAGCATAATAGCCTTTTTAAATAGAATCTACATCCTTGCATGCAGATGCACAAAACAATAACGTATTcatggaggaaggagaaaaagaagattAAATCCCGCTCACTGATATACGTAGACCTCCATACGCTGAATGTCACGCTATAAATTTCCTCAAGAAACACCACTTCACAGGTACTGaattacagcaaacacagcGCCATATAAATGCAAATTGGAAACCAAAGCAAATGTCATTGTGAACATATGATGTTGCCATTGGCTCCACTGGGCTAAGAATACACTTTAAACCTGGTTGTAGTTCGTGTTTGCCCACAGGCTGATCAGCCTGAGGAAAGgtacaatacaaatacagagagaTATCCTCGGTGACATTTATGACCCAGGTATGTGAAACTCTGAAGGTTCAAGAGTTCATCTGAACCACGAGATGTTTTTGTCGAGGCCGAGCAGACACAGGCAGCGCATAAGGCTCCAATGTCATGGGTGTTCAGGGACCATATCAGAAGGTCAGTCACAAGATTCACAGAACACcagcagaggaagtgacacTATgtcaaaaattattttaactgtCAGTTAAAATGTTAGGATGTGAACCAAAacgaggctaagtgagttaaCCAGTATGATGTCCTTTGGAAAGATGTACCTGGAACAGGGGCACATATAGGAGCTGTAGCAGTAATTgatcagcagtgtgtgtgtgtgtgtgtgtgtgtgtgtgtgtgagagagaaaagctgcaaatctTCATGTTTAAGAAGCTGGaagtataaaaacatttgacatttttgaaaaaaaaaaaaaaaagactgaaaagacagGAGATAAACTTTATTTCAATGGAATACTCGTATAATCATTGCTGCTCTTGTGCCAGTTTGGAATGACCCAAAATATAATATGTGAATCGCAGCTTGGGGgccataaacatgttttaacactttttaatttcattttacaaaatatacCAGACTAAATCAGAGTTAAGTACAcaaaaaattgtttaaatgttaaaactgtCAGGACTCTCTGTGAGGATGTTCAAATGCCTTATTATTGCAAAGTAAGCAgcagtatttatttatgataTTAAAATATACATCAGTGTGTAAAATAAGGAGATTAATAATAACATGAGTGggatgttttgcttttcttacCTGCGCAGGTGTTTGAAGAGGACTTGCATTGTGTCGTGGTTGGGTTTTGGCAACTTCTTGATCAGGTCTTTGATTGAATTCACTCGCTGCTTGTAGTCGGAGGATTCTGAGGCAGAGAGACATATAGCAAGTCGGTGAAATATGCAGGTACAGAGCACCACCTAGTGGCCGACATTAGGAACAAAAATGGCGTACTGTATAGGCCTTGTCACAGTCTATCTGAGCTGTGCTCCTTTGACAAAGTGATTCAGGTTACTCACTGATGGCATTAACAAAGTCATTGAAGGATCCATATGTAAAGAGAGGCTCAGGAAGCTCCCTGAAGAACATCTTAAGGGCTCCAGTGGTGACGTGGATGTCCTCCCACTTGCTGTCATTCAAATCCACCTTCTCATctgatggaggaggggagcCAAACAAGACAGGGTGGTGGAGAAAACAGGATGTTACTGCAATACCAACATCTCTTATAAAGCAACTGCTGTTTTAGGGATGTTAGCGGTCAGCCGGCAGACTGGAGTCCTACCATGATTGACAGCAAAGCGGAGCTTCTGGATCACCGCCAGGTTTCCGCTCACTCTGTATAAGCCATCGATATCGAGACCTGCGGGAGAAGGACGAGAGGAGGGGACACCGTGGGTCGAGACACGCTGAGCTGATctcaaacaaacatgacaagCAAAGGCTGCAAACATCCCACATCTGCACGACATCCTGGCTTCACGCAAAGATATTGTGCATCGGTCGTCTCTACGTTGCAACAAGTTGCAACactgtaaaaggaaaaacaaactgagtgGAAATTGTATCGGGTGAAATGTCTCCACTGTGACTGTAGCACTGTCTAAGGTTGGTGAACAATGGCCACCCACTGAGGAAAACTGGTCGAAAGCTCTGAGAAGAGCTGGTAAGAGTACTTTGagctaaaataatttttgtcTAACCTCATCAGAGGGTTTTCCACCAAAACACACCGTTTTTTGTCTCTCATCTGAACTGATTTAAGTCTAGTTGAAAGTGACCTGCCTGAGCTGaatgtcagacagaagagggCTCTGACAGATTCATACCCGTGTTCTCCACGTGCTCGATGCACATTTTGACAAAGTTGGGCACTGATGTGTTCTCCCGCTGGCACAGGCTGGTCAGGCTGCAGCCAAACACCTGATCTGTgagtgagcaaacacacactggttTGTAACTGTGCAGTGGACACGCTGTCTGCTATCACGACTCCCACATGCGGGAAATGATCCAAAGCGTCTGCGCCGGCTTCCTGTCTGAATACCTTTGATGTAACCCTTGTCTCGGACAGCCTGATAGGTGGGCCGACGTATCAGGAACTTCTTGAGCTTCATCCTGGTCTTCTTCTGGTCTGAAGAGTCCATGCTCACGGAGGTCTTCATCACTAGGGAAGACAAGCaggatgtgagtgtgtttctttaAGGCACTAACCAGTGACAGACATACAGTGTTGTgagcagtctgtctgtctcaccccTGTTCTTCTTTGAGTCCCGGTGATCTTTCTCCTTGTCCTGTTTCTCAGATCCTGGAGACTCAGGCATGTCCTCTTCAATGGCCTCATCTGACTCCCAGGCCTAGAGGGGAAGAGACACGGGTATGAGCTGCTAGATACATTCAGATTTAAGCCATCAGAGAGAGATTTTAATCTTAAGGCCCGTTCACTCCAATCAAGCTTGACTGTCAAACTTAATGGGCCAAAAGTAAGCCCCTATTGTATATTAAGATGCAAAATCATACAAGGATCCCAAATTCCCTTAATTGACTGTACTTCCAGACTCAGATTCTGAAAAATATGTAGGAATCCTACATATTTAAATTGCTTATTTACCAAAAAAAATCCAGTATAAACattatagtttatttttttttcttcactatAAACATCTGGCAAGTCAAATGGAACTGCCAGGCCAGTTTTAGCCCGCAGAAGACGCCTGTATTGAACGGTGTGTATTGTCTAGACGCAGTTCGGTCATATTCAGCTGTTTCCGCTGTAAGTGGAGTTTTCACTCTTGTAGGAACTGAAGACGTGAAACTGAGGTACAATAGATAAAAGACATCTATTCAAAGATAAATGTCTCCTCACATGCGTGGTGATGGTCTCTGTGAGGGCTCGGTACCAGTCGTTGATCACACTGTCGATCTCTGACTGGATCAGCAGCTCCGTCCCTTGACGAGTCTTCAGCTGACGGAGGAAAAGCCAATATTACGTTTTAACCAAAACCACCACGTTAAAACGTATGAAGTCTCAGAGCGAAACAGACAGCAGTTCAACCGTCTCTGATACCTCGATGACGTGCTTCTTGCTCGACTTGTCTTTGGAGGCCCACTCCACCGACCCCCCCCGCAGGTCAACAGTGAACTCGGGTTTCGACTGGTTGCTGCCAAACTTCTGGAATCAAGGAAAAAGCATTAGAGTCCATAGCTGTTTGAGGAGAATGTTtagagtttcatttcaaaatgttacatAACTACTTGGGGTATTTATTCaatctttatttaatcaggCAGTCTCACTGAGATTAGGATCTTATTTTCAAACGAGGCCTGAGGACAGAAGAAATCGGCAAACACAATCCGATGAGGagtttattaaaacatttacaagaaTCATTAAAGACATCAGACAGAAGAGATTTTAAACAGCCAAGGGGACTGAGAGGGGTGGACTCTAGTTTGAGCGCAGTTTGATATTTGATATAAAATTGCTGTATGACATCCACAGTGCTTTCAAAGCACAGACACTAAATGTGCTCGTTGAGCGAGGTGTCACATCCTTACTCACACTGTGGAGGTCTTCAGGTATAGACACACACCTTTACTGTACAgtgttaaatgtaaaacaaaaaaacccccaaactGTTAGCTGTTCCTCATGTCACATGCATGTTAATGATCAGACAATGCTTCTGGTTAAATTCTTTGCCTTGAAACTCGTGCAAATCATCAAATCTTAAGTGTATTAGCAGCTGTGGTTGAATCCAACATGGTGTAAAGCCACATTGTTGTGGCAGACAAAACATTCCGAATCATAAACATGAAGAAATCTTTACCGTAAAAAACAATTACCGTTAGCAATCTGCTCTTTTCATTCCCCACCATTACTGTCCAATTTCATCAAATGTGGAAGTGAGCACAATTGTTAGTTCTGCCGTGCTGTTCTTCCACACTTTTAAAAAATTCGAAACTAACACGGACAGCAACGTCTCTGGTTGGTGTTCAGCTGGAACCTCTGCTGCATGTCTTCCCTCGTCTCTCTCTCCCGTCATCTCGTTTTAGGCTTCATTTCATCTTTCCACCCAACTTAAATTTGCAATAACTGATGTATCTGCCACTTGGGTAAACCGgaacaagcaaacacactgctgatgtaTATTATCACCTTATAAAGTTGCTATGTCTAACATGCTAACCACCTGCCTATTTACACAGTCTGCAGACACAGAGCGAGATGAGCGTACATTCATTTGTGTCCACCTGCTGAATCTAActgcattttctctgcttttagctctgctttggcCTGAACCCAAAATATGTGGCTTTTTAGAGTCGATCGGCTCCACTATGCTCTTCAGCCAGATGCTAGCTAGGGACTGAAATCTAAAACAATAAACTAAAAAGGTGCTAAAACACTCCAAAGAGCTGAGGAGTGTCAGCTGGTTCTCACTGAGTTCATTTTTACAACCATTTTCGCACATCAAATCCACTGTCATCTGATCCACTGTTCCATGTAAAAAACATTGATTAGTGCAGGTGCgagatttattaaaaattagGATATGCAAAATTAAgcttcacactgacacacacacacacacacacaggctctccTAGTACACTAAAGCAGCAGTGAATGGCAGAACGAAAGACAGGCAGGAGCAGcaacacatgcagagagaggagacatACAGCGGCAGCCTGCACAGGCCTACAGTTCACATAGGAGACAGCAGGACGCGGCTTGACTGAGCGCTTCCAGTTGCTAAGGAGAGTGAGGAGCAGCTCAGGAATGGAGCCGCTGCGGTAGTAAGACttcaggagaggaggagaggagaggggaggacagcaggggagaagagaggagggagagagagaagagatgaacAGAGGGATGACACATTTCACAGCACAGGTGGTAATGAAGgcaggtgagagagagaaacaacacacagtCGAGTGGAATGCTGCTTCCCAGGAGGAGAACCAAGTCCGTCGGGTTTGATGGGATACGTACCCAGCTGGTGCTGCCCCCCTGACCTTTTgcaaagaggagggaggaaccCTGCAGCACCGTCCAAGAGGAGGTCCAGTTCTTCCTGTatgtcacaataaaacaaagattacTGTGAGCGTGGGATTTCACACAACTCAACTTGAAAGTTCATGTGGGTTTTAGAGTCGTTAGATTCCTACCTGACTTTCTTTCCATTCTCTGTGATTTTGGTGACATTGAGGACTCCACACTTCTCTgagggctgaggaggaggacacagatGCAGATAAGGCCCTGCTAGAACACGTGCACGGACAAATGCAGACACCCATACACGCGCGCTGAAGCTTGACAAGGAAGTGGGACGATGGTGTAGGCTGGAAATGGCTGTGCCGCGTGCCGCTATGTTCAGATGTCGCCAGCAGATGGCGCCCTAACACTGTTGCAAAGTGTCAAAACTGGTGTATTTCTGTTGGCATGAACGTGAGCTGTCATGGCGTTAGGTGTGATGCAGTAAAACATGGGATGTGGCATGCAGCTGATGAGAGAAAAGCAATGCAGCGCGAGAGAGTTTAGAGGATGTTTGTATTTGGCGAAAGCAGGATGACGATAGGTGTAGTGCATTGCAATGCAAGCTGGGATACTAACTGTCGAGGGGTGCTTAGGAGATGAAGGGCACGAGTCAGAGTCTGGAGAGCTCTGCTTGGGCGCCGGAGCACACTCCTACCAACAAGAGGTACAATATGATGAGTTTCTAATAACTACCAGCTAACTACAAGACACACAAAGTCTGAGGTTAGtgaggaggaaataaataaaatggatcTGCGCCCCGGAGAGGGATAACAAGATTGCGTTGGATGTTAGTGTAGGtcatgaaaacataaagatTTAATTTTCGCACAACATGCTTCTGAACTTCAGAGGAAAGTGGCTTAAATCAGAGTTTGAGATTCATTTCAATTGGCTGCTTCCTGCCGCGACGAGAACAAATCAGACACTGCTGATCGACACGGCTTTGATTGTCACATTGTCACTGACGCTGACAGCGAATCAACACAGATCATCCGGTGATTCGAGAGGCTACCGGAGAAGAGCGGCTCCGTGCGATACCAACTTTATCGCTGTAAAGAGAGAGACGGAGTTTCCTCTTGTGTGTGTCGGACGTGAACCGCCAGAGTTTGAAAGAAAACTGCAATCAAACCACCACAGAGTTAGCTTCGTACATTTTCCTCGCTcccaaaacactgaatatttggCCAGTGATCAGCTggtgtctgttttatttaaaatctaaatttaaatctgaaattaCAGTAgctataaaaagtattcacctcCTTGGATGTTTTCTGCCTTTATTGCTTTCATAAATGGAATCTTAGTCAACATAATTtcggcaaaaaaaaaaacaacaacaaaactttactgtcaaagtgaaaacagatttctttaAAGTAAcgtcaattaattaaaaaatatataatgtaaattaCACTGAGGTCTCAGTCaggcttgcacatctggacactgcaaTGTTACTCCATTCATCTCTGCAGAACTACTGAAGCTGAACTGGGATCAGGCgttttcaagtccagccacaCACTCTATTGGACTGAGGTCTGgtcacttgagacacattcactgcactcaggtgatctcCATTTCACTCATTTGTGAGACTACCAGCACCAATATGCtggacctctgctgaattagTTCAGTCACTTCAGAGgtggtgaatatttatgcaatcacttattttactttgtatacttttacttcactgaAATTACTTttggaaaaatctgtttttcttgtaatttaatgtcaaaataaatgccAAAATTATATTAactatgattccatttataaatgcaataaaagaggaaaacatccaAAGGGGTGAATACTTCTTCCAGGCACTATTAAAGGGGCACTCTACAAATTTTCCGGGTCAAACTGACTAAATATCTCTGATAATATTATagaatattattatattctgATAATATAAATATCAGAATATCTCAGCATCCGGAGCTTCAGCTTTGACTCTCTCAAGTTCCACTTCTTTACAGGAGTGTAATACTACTATCTGTAATACTACTATCTGTAATACTACGTGCAGAAACTAGCTGGGAACAACACATAACAGGAACTTATAGCAGAAACTCTggtcacagcaacatgttcATGTAAGAGTAAACCTGATTTTCACTTGAACAACACACTAACCTCAACCAAGATCACCCCACCCAACCCCCAAAAGGAGTCAAATTAAGCCATTGTAAGCCTTTTCTTCCATTGAGCTGAGCGTCATTAGTACCCTGGGATTAAACTCACAGCCAATGAGGCAGCTAATGGAAAGACCACACAAAACGCCTGCCAGAAATCCTGCAGCAAGAAGAGCGTCTGTATCCACACTAATCAGTGGCAACAGTGTAACCACATCACTCAGATTTTGAATCCTGCATACTTATAGTGTATTACCTTGTCGTTGAGGTCTAAGACATAGGTGCTGTGTCTCCACTTGGTGAGGACGATGGGatcctgctgcttcctctccaGACTGCGACTCTTGGGAACCTCTCCGGACTGAGGGGAGATATTGTACTGCAGATAAGAGACAGGAGAGCTGAAGTTTAGACATCACAGAGTTATTCTAGCGGAGCCTTCAtcttccccttcctctcctctacCTCTCCTTTTACTCTCCACAGCACCATTGGACAGGGGGACTTCTATCAGAGCCCAGACACTGTTTTCAGTGGGCCCCAGTACAGTCTGCTGAATAGATCCATGTCCGCGCTGCTGTCCATTCAGGCTGAGAACGGACTGCTCGATTCAGATCAGCTCTAAAGATTAGCCGGTAAAGAGCCAGTAATAGCCCATCAGCCTGAGGTCAACTCAAACTTGGCTACCGCATGTGCTCTTCAGAGACTCATCCACTTACACCTACAGGACAAGCCGTAAATGTACCCACCGGGGGAGGAGCAGCCACACGAAAGTGTGTTACCGGGTAGTGCTGTTAGGTGATGTAACGTCAGaagattttccattttcaaaagATTTTCAAGAAGATTACTTTGTGTAACATGGAAGACAAAAGCTTACGTTCAGAGGACAGTCTTACCTTGGGCAGTTCCCATTCTGATCTGGATCCATCAGCGCTGTAGTAGTAGGGCCGGCCTTGTTCATCCACGTGTTTTATCCACTACCAATACAAACAAAAGTCAGCATctcaaaaaagggaaaacagctATATCTGATTGCAGGAAGTGGATCTAAAATAACATGCAGAGGTTACAACAATGAACTGTAACGATACTGGAAACTATCAAAGGCACATCCCTGGACAGTTTTGTTCATCCTTTAAGTTGCACTGTTCATCAACAGACTGTACCTTCTCTTGTGTGTATTCAGAGACGTAGAGAGTGTGTCCATGTTCGTCCAGCTCCTCAGACCAGCCTCTAGGGGGCGACCCGTACTGGCTGTCAGACTGACTTGAGTGGGTGCTGTGACAGTTTTCCTCTGAGGACAGCGGCTGAGGAGGACACAAAATTAAACAGAGGGTTAATGATAGGGCCGGGCAATATGGACAAAATATTGTGATATGAAAGCACCAATAGCAGCTCAGCCCTATTTAATGATACAGATTTATGCAGTCCAAGACATTATAGCCCTTTAACTTTACTTTTATATGTCCATCTTATGCTTCTTATACTTGTCATTTAGCTACTAACTACTAGAGTCAGAAGCTGGTTAGCTTGGCTAGCTTAGAAGTAAAAttacaaagactggaaacagttaGCTTGGCTCTGTCAAACTTGTCTTTCACTTTGGTTTTAGTGCAAAAATCAATTACGGTATAACATGAGCTTTAGAGGTACAGCTGGGCAcatcatttcagctttacaCAGAGCAATGCTGATATGAAACTTATCTAACTCTCGACAAGAGAGCAAAGAAGTGTATTTCACAACATGTACTGCAGTAAACTGAATTATCACACGGGTACAATGTTGGAAAGGATAGACAGGAAACTACAACTCGACAGGAAACCTTGACTTCCTCCTATCAAAGGCACTCTTGTTTCTCTACCTTCAGTAACCACAACACGGTTTTAAAAGTCCTTTGAGGTCCACCACACCTTCACCACAGCCTGTTTGTTTAAGACTGAGTCAGGTTACACACTGTTTATGAACTCTGTGGCGTCACCTGTTTCCTCACATACTAACTGAATACCCGAATCACGTGCCTAAGCATTTGATAACACCTACTGTTTGTGAATTGGAGAAGTTGATTTCGTTGCAGTCTGTGTATGTTATGTTCGTGTAAAGAAGTCAAACAACGTCAACAAGCAACTTGATGGCTTTTTAAAGCGTGCAAACCACGCAAGCCTACATGAAAGAAATGGCTTCAACTGGTTTCAAGTGTGCCTCACCTCACTCTCCACCGTGCCCTGGCTGTCCACTCGCATACTGCTGGTGCTGCCGCTAGTGTCCCTGGTGCGCGGCGGCTTCCAGGTGCGCTCTCCGGTGGCACGATTGTAGTAGAAATGCCTGCCACTCAGGTCTTTGTGGGTCTCCCAGTCGCCCAGGATGTGGAGAGGGGAGCTGGAGGGGACGGGCGGCAGGCTGGACTGTGAGATCTTCAGCTCCTGGAGGTTCGTGTAGACGGGCGAGTCGGACCGGCCCTGACCCGTAGGAGATGTTGTCTGAtaagagaaaggagagagaataTTCTGGATTTTATTTAGGACTTGAACATTACATCTtttcatggttttttttttaggtatcATTCCCCAATTTCCAGAGACTTTACAACATTCCTTTTGAAACTGTATTGATGTTCCAGGAATTTCTTAAACGGGAGGATCCCTGAAATGACGCCAAAGTCTGCTGAGATCTAAGGATCTGTAGGAATGTTGGTGCTGTCCagcacagacaacagcagctaTCATCTATGGACTGGATTATGCTGAATGTAACAAACTGAGCTGTTAAAAGTCAAAATCACAAACATGGCACATTTAGCTGCAAATATAACACCTGCTGTACATCAACCCAACTTATCTTTCTATGAGCATGAAGGTGAGGCAGTGACAGTCACGAGTTGTCCTGGCTGTCTCAAGGCAGGACGCAGCTGTTCATCAAATGAGACGCCACATGTGGCTTGCAGATACTTTAAAACCATATCAGCCTGATTCTCATCAAGTTCTTAACCCAGATGGACTCAGCACAGTCACATAATCATTTATCCGTCTGTAACACTTATATAACCTTTTTCAAAACAGACAATATCAAGTGATttacaaaagagagagaaacaagacaaTATATGAAAAGAAGTACTGTTAAGTgtactcaaaatgaaaaaggtttaaaaccaagacaaatcaaaagaaaacaaatgggtGCCTTTTTTAAGATGGCCACTGACCTGACCTTGCAAGAAGCAAGTAATCAAGGTGTTATCGGGGATTTAGAGGGAAAACATCTCAGCGTTAAAGCAGCACATCAAGCTGTGATGCATAGAAATATGATGTGGAAAGGAAGCGCAGTGCTGAGAAAACACTTCATAATAGACAGAGACAGGATCTCACAGCTGAAATCCATGGCAACCGTTTTTACTTTTCATCACAACCATTGTGAGGCAAGCAAGAGACTCTACCGGAAATGTGAGATTGCATTTATTTGATTAGCAAATGCTGATGTAGAAAAGTTGCGTTTACACCTTCACCACTAATGAATGAGCAGGCTGCATGTCTCACGGAGCAGCAATGAGAAGGTCTGAGTGGGGCCTTGCAGCAGTTCAGGCATGGCTTAATAAAGGCATGCATGTCTTTCACCATAGCTGTAGGCTGAATGAAGGTTCTCATCTGAAAGGGTTCATCTGAAGCTGACATTTCACATGGAGTGCAAACTTTATGTTGGAATCTTACTGTACTGCAACCTAACTACCAGATAAAGAAAACTAATTCCACTTAAATGTTTCCATTTCCCAAGCGAGCAGATAGCAGATGCAGTATTTTGACAGGATGCA includes these proteins:
- the arhgap12b gene encoding rho GTPase-activating protein 12b isoform X3 produces the protein MADKEGVPVAPGQVYIEVEYDYEYKAKDKMVTIRQGEWYMLVKKTNEDWWQVRKEEGTKAFYVPAQYVREVRRALMPPQKPTVRAKPTVLDICRASNENLNRPHPEMSSFGRPSPSSTPSPSSDRVTPPVLPKDANQNVGSPHHCKVVAELVLLHNNNNHHHANNSTLPKSRADSPPLKVGNNHSKSPDSDKTSPPSELPGDGLNKLHNDSESGDELSSSSTEHMQTTSPTGQGRSDSPVYTNLQELKISQSSLPPVPSSSPLHILGDWETHKDLSGRHFYYNRATGERTWKPPRTRDTSGSTSSMRVDSQGTVESEPLSSEENCHSTHSSQSDSQYGSPPRGWSEELDEHGHTLYVSEYTQEKWIKHVDEQGRPYYYSADGSRSEWELPKYNISPQSGEVPKSRSLERKQQDPIVLTKWRHSTYVLDLNDKPSEKCGVLNVTKITENGKKVRKNWTSSWTVLQGSSLLFAKGQGGSTSWKFGSNQSKPEFTVDLRGGSVEWASKDKSSKKHVIELKTRQGTELLIQSEIDSVINDWYRALTETITTHAWESDEAIEEDMPESPGSEKQDKEKDHRDSKKNRVMKTSVSMDSSDQKKTRMKLKKFLIRRPTYQAVRDKGYIKDQVFGCSLTSLCQRENTSVPNFVKMCIEHVENTGLDIDGLYRVSGNLAVIQKLRFAVNHDEKVDLNDSKWEDIHVTTGALKMFFRELPEPLFTYGSFNDFVNAIKSSDYKQRVNSIKDLIKKLPKPNHDTMQVLFKHLRRVIEHGEANRMTTQSVAIVFGPTLLRPEAETGNIAVHMVYQNQIVELILLEYESIFGR
- the arhgap12b gene encoding rho GTPase-activating protein 12b isoform X2 — its product is MADKEGVPVAPGQVYIEVEYDYEYKAKDKMVTIRQGEWYMLVKKTNEDWWQVRKEEGTKAFYVPAQYVREVRRALMPPQKPTVRAKPTVLDICRASNENLNRPHPEMSSFGRPSPSSTPSPSSDRVTPPVLPKDANQNVGSPHHCKVVAELVLLHNNNNHHHANNSTLPKSRADSPPLKVGNNHSKSPDSDKTSPPSELPGDGLNKLHNDSESGDELSSSSTEHMQTTSPTGQGRSDSPVYTNLQELKISQSSLPPVPSSSPLHILGDWETHKDLSGRHFYYNRATGERTWKPPRTRDTSGSTSSMRVDSQGTVESEPLSSEENCHSTHSSQSDSQYGSPPRGWSEELDEHGHTLYVSEYTQEKWIKHVDEQGRPYYYSADGSRSEWELPKYNISPQSGEVPKSRSLERKQQDPIVLTKWRHSTYVLDLNDKECAPAPKQSSPDSDSCPSSPKHPSTPSEKCGVLNVTKITENGKKVRKNWTSSWTVLQGSSLLFAKGQGGSTSWFGSNQSKPEFTVDLRGGSVEWASKDKSSKKHVIELKTRQGTELLIQSEIDSVINDWYRALTETITTHAWESDEAIEEDMPESPGSEKQDKEKDHRDSKKNRVMKTSVSMDSSDQKKTRMKLKKFLIRRPTYQAVRDKGYIKDQVFGCSLTSLCQRENTSVPNFVKMCIEHVENTGLDIDGLYRVSGNLAVIQKLRFAVNHDEKVDLNDSKWEDIHVTTGALKMFFRELPEPLFTYGSFNDFVNAIKSSDYKQRVNSIKDLIKKLPKPNHDTMQVLFKHLRRVIEHGEANRMTTQSVAIVFGPTLLRPEAETGNIAVHMVYQNQIVELILLEYESIFGR